GCACAATTTAGCACTGTTGAGATGTTTTAAAATgggtaaatatataatttataatgcagAATCCCCCTATGACCATGGTCCAGGTTCATTTACAGTACATGTCACAAATGTAGCTGCAAATGTTATATTCAGTTGTACAGTTTGGCCcacagttttaaagggatagttcaccctcaaATGgacaatcatcatttactcacccattatgttgatccaaacccatatgactttcttgcttctacTTAACACCAAAGGAGTTATCAAACAGGATGTCCAAGCTTcttgtttccatacaatgaaagtcaatggtgaccacaACCCTGGtcctgttgtttttgacaaaattatgataataataataattattattatggttgaactattcctttaaagcagctATCAGGGGCAATGACAAGTGTTTAAAAAACTAATACCCCTATGTAAATGTCATTAGAAGCATGTTGGCTGCTTTACTGTAGTGTATTATGCCCTGATGGTCCacatggctttcttttttctaaTATAAATTCTGCTAATCTCCAGAAATAGACCACATCTAATCCAGTTTAATGCCAGGGAGCTTGTTATCTCcagtgtttgtcttgtgtttTCAAATAGTAATCACTCACGATTAGTTTTTGCTGTGCTGATATGCAGAACATCTCAACAGTACTTCACAGAGAAATTGGTTTCAGGTATTTTTACTGAGATTGAAACCGATCATCTGTTGCTATGATGAATTACCCATGGTGTTTCTCAGATTTGCAAATGGTTTGAAACTAAGCTTTTAGATGCTATAGCCTTAAATAATACATTCTAATGCAAATTTGCATCAACCACAATCTTCATTTCCACCAAAAGGTAGCCACCAGACTAAATGCATTACTTGAATGTAACAGAtttaccttcttttttttttttacaacacatTACTAAAATCTCAAATTGCAAGagagaaatgtgtgaaaataagtaataaataacaataaattacgACTGCAATAGAGACTCATTGTTAATGACAATCCCACCATTCCAAATTGTGCCAGCCTTTGGTGTGTATTTTTAGAACAAACAAGATTTTCATCAAAGTTATGGCACTGTTTTTGATTCGTTTACAATAGGTTTACCTGTACACAGCCCCCTGTTGAAACTAGACTGTGTAATagattaaaacaaaaagacaaaacaatggCTCATCAGATTTAGCTAAATAAactatttgtacatttttcttgtttcatTCCCAAAACACAAATGCAGttggctttaaaaatgtaaagtttcTTTTGCCGTCCAGATTGTGTTTGCATTCACTTGAATACagttattaaataaaatgaaaacatggcAACAGTAAAACAATCTGTAAAGCTTCAGAGATGTAAACCACAACAGATTTGCTCAACTCTGTATGGATGAAAATAAACTAGGTCTTTTTATATATGTGCCGATGACCTCTCCCATCACTAGTATGTATATCAACAGCCACTGTGCAATGATGGCCCATTCTCAATGTAATTTTATCCAATATTCCTTTTTTGTGGCCTATGTTCAATACCACCAGACATAAACACGCAAATAATTTCACTTGCACTTCATTGCAGACTTTGCAACATTGCCGTATTAATCAACCAGCAAGTGTCCAGTTTCATGGACACAAAGCAGGAGAACACATGTCTGTTGCTGATGGATCAGTCTGGCAAAGTTCTTACCACAAAGTGCACATGTCCAGATGTCAGTGGTTCTGCAGCTCCACATTCATAGCTGtttgtgttattatttttatcttgttGCCTCTTTTGAAGTTCTCATCAATGCTTTTAAATATTCACTACATTACAGCTCTTGGGTCCACTGAAGTCtggcatttttattattattattattaaaatgcaaaatgttgCAATTACCATGGCTAAAGGTAATGTAAACCTcactaaaatattgtaatattaagCCAAACATATGGCCTCTAACTCCTTAATTGAAGCATTGCCAGTGGCTTTATATAAAATTGAATGTTTGAATGTGAATTTAAAAGACATAGACAACAATCTCATAATTAGTGAGCATTATCTACTAAATATAAGCCCATTAATTACTCAActcatttaaagtaatattctgggttaaatacaagtgatgctcaataaacagcatttatggcataatgttgattaccaaaaaaaaaaatgttcaacttgttcctccttttatttataaaagcaaaaatctagatTATGGTGAGACACATACAATGGGATGGCTATAATCTTATAAAACCACTAATATTCATTCTTCTCttaaaacttgtatattatttgagctggaaagttgtttaaatggtcatttttatggttgttttaggggttacggcattacgttgtcatggcaacaatattgtaaaattggatataactttacacataaaaggttggtaagtgattttatcctctaaaatgacaaaaaaacacacaaaaaaacatttatattacatatatcttgtagctatacttttaaaacagtgagtattttaactatTATGGACTGACCCctttctcttccattgtaagtgcctcaatgtaacccagattatAACCCAATAAAAGAAGTCAAAATAAAAtcttgtggttatcaatattatactacaaaagctgtcgattgagcttggcTTGCAtttaacttggaatattcctttacgaACAGTTTGAAAATGCCAGACAAGAGTGCCAACAATGACTTCTTCAGAACTGTTCACCGGTCCAGGCCGATGAGGAGACGACTCCTCTCTTCTTCCTTCTGGCATTCGTTCTTGAGGTCTGCAAAGACTTGGGTGAAATAGTGAGGATCCGAGTTGATCTGCAGCATCTTGGCACTCATCAAGTTTATGATGGACAAGCAACGGTCCCAGAAAGTCTCCTTGGAGGTCTCCACCAGGAATGGCTTGAGAGGGTATGAGATTTCATTGCCCATGTAAGAGTAAGACAGGTAGAGGCAGGTGAGGAGCACGGCTTGTAGCTCATGCTCTGTGGCCACCTCAGAGGAAACCACGTCACGGCAGAGCATGTAGACAAAAACCACATTGGCTGGGGTGATGAAGCCCTGGTCCTGCCAGCCCTGGAGCAGTAGAGAACGATCCACACTCCGAAGCCATAGCACCGGGTCAGTGGGGGAGAGATGCTTGAGCCGATAGCATCTTCGGCACAGGAACTCCCCAAGACAACGCAGCAGCTCACTAGTGGAGGCTTGAACAATCACCCTCTTGGGTGTTCCAGGGACCACTTTGGAGTTGGAAAGAGGTGCCTTCTTGACAGATGAAGTTGTATTGTTGGAATTTTTAGAGCCTTGGTTTGATGGACTTGTCTGGTCCTGGGTAATAGAGGCGAGATTCGCACAAGACTGCGACTTCTTGAGGTTCTCATTGTTGAGGTGAGAAACATTGTTTTGGTAGGTGGTATTAGGCTGTACCTTCTTAGAACCCTTTTTCTTAGCCGAGACAGCCACTATCCGTTTCCATGGGAATACGTTGATGAGCGGGTGGCGTTTTAGATTCTTGTCTTTGGCGTTCTTGCTGTTCTGAACTGCCGTGTATTGGCCCACGGTTGCCGGACCATCCTCAAACAAGGCAGCCTTCCGGTAGCTGGGAGACAGTGATAGCACAGTTCCCATGGTGCCAGATGTGGATGATCAGAACCTCAAAAGTCAGGGGTCAACTAAAGAAGTTGCCAAGTTCCAAAGCTGAGGACTTGCCCCACTGCTTCCTGAGATTTGTTTAATCTGTGTTAGACATCCAAATTTAGGTTGGTGCTCTATTTAATGAAGAATGATGTTGGGATGGACGAGGGCTCTTTCACTGAAAAGCCTATAAGAGGAAAAGCATATTTCAGCATTGTTCAAAAGAGATAATTTTCTGGCATGTTCCTCATACAGTATAACTCCCTATAATGTTGAACACTATCTAACCATTGAGAGAGTAACCATACTTCCATTTCTTTACATAGCACTTTAGCACTAAAGACTTGTGAACTGGTAGTTTTATATACTTCAGAATAGACTGTATAATATTGTTCACAATATTAGGCCTTCTTTGGATTATTTAGATGCAAACCtaataaaaatgtgctttatgtggtaacatctcaaattaactggtttaattaaaatcataaatattatttaacatcattgAATCAACCTCAATACATTAGgctacaccaacaaaactcattGTAGGGGATCACATAGAAATAGCTCCtcaaggtaacaattgcaggttaccactttctTACAGTGTGGGTTCCAGTAGTAGTGTCCACTAACAATATAGGTGTTCGCTTAGCAGTTAGGCCTGCTTTTTGCATTAAAATTACCCAGAATGATTTATTCAGTCTAAGGTGATTAGAAAATTAATGATCAGATCAGGTCAGGCCAAAAGTATTTCCAGATAGCTATGGTGCAATATTAaactattgtatttattattggtGTCTATGTACATGTGCATTCTAGGTTGGattaaatgacacattttaaaatatcgtGCATTCCAGTAtatgtttttacaaataaaaaatactggaAACCTTCGTTTCGCCCCTAAATGCATTTGCGTGCCTGAAAAACATCGGCTACTGTCCAAGGTTCTGAAAATGTGCGCGCTTTACAGCGGTATTTACACGAGTAAGAGATAATCAACACATCAACAAAATGAAATACctgagaagaaagaaagaaagaaagaaagaaagaaagaaagaaagaaagaaagaaagaaagaaagaatgaaaggcaaaccaacaaaacaaatgtaaaccaAGCAACCTACAATGCCCCTCAGAATAATGTAATACGTAGAAAATATGGCCAACAATCAACCAAATTTAGAGAATAGAGAAAAGCATCGAAGAAATGTAGCTTACTCACAGGAATCTGATCTCCTTCACGATGCTTTGGAAAAACAAGAGTAATGGCTGTCTTGGTTTATCCTTGATAAACTGCGCATTTATGAGATGCGAGGTCATCCAAACTGAGGAATGGACTTAAGATAAAGATGGTCAGCTAGCCTAAATTCCAATCAAATAAAAGCCTTTGATCAAAGCACAAATCTTCACGCCTTATCAGAGGTCTCAGTAGCCACTCCAGAGGTCTGTGGATACTGGATATCTCCTTT
This window of the Xyrauchen texanus isolate HMW12.3.18 chromosome 40, RBS_HiC_50CHRs, whole genome shotgun sequence genome carries:
- the LOC127633219 gene encoding cyclin-dependent kinase 5 activator 1-like — protein: MGTVLSLSPSYRKAALFEDGPATVGQYTAVQNSKNAKDKNLKRHPLINVFPWKRIVAVSAKKKGSKKVQPNTTYQNNVSHLNNENLKKSQSCANLASITQDQTSPSNQGSKNSNNTTSSVKKAPLSNSKVVPGTPKRVIVQASTSELLRCLGEFLCRRCYRLKHLSPTDPVLWLRSVDRSLLLQGWQDQGFITPANVVFVYMLCRDVVSSEVATEHELQAVLLTCLYLSYSYMGNEISYPLKPFLVETSKETFWDRCLSIINLMSAKMLQINSDPHYFTQVFADLKNECQKEEERSRLLIGLDR